The genomic DNA ATTATCCTTGAAGCAGTTTTATCTAAATCAACACCCCGACTCTTCAGTTCACCCACAGCAATAACAACAATTAACTAAGTAAAGGTTGGACAAAgtcaaaatcaaaagaaaaacacataaaaggaaaaaagaaccaGGCAACAGAACAGATTCCTATGAACTACAGACATACTGAATGTAAAGAAATGATAGTAGGTTGTTTATACGTACAGCTCTCCTCCTCTGGAAATCTGCTGACAGCATAGCAGGAATAAACGACTCCCAGGAGCTGAGAACAAATTCAAGAACATCATGAAAAAGGTCTCAAAGCTTCCTGCTTGCTTCAGATTTGAtcttttagacaaaaaataaaatagcacatCACAATGTCCCaggtgaaaaagtgtttgctgaATTTCTCTGTGAATTGTggtatttgaaaataaacacaataaaaaaatacctcCTTCTGTTTGTTGAGAGATCTAATGCTGCACAATACAAtcaaaaaactgattatttgttcaaaggtttatattttttaaactgaggtGAACTTTAAGCTTCTTGTTTGCCCTTTAAACTCATTATTTAGTGAAGACAGCAAATATTCAAAACCATGTAAATGAGTTTAAGTTTATAGACCTGACARAGGAGGTTTTGCTGTCAGTTTGTGTAACATGTGAGACTCACGGACAGAAGGAGCTGGGCGGCGCAGTGCAGAACCTCCAGGTACTGGTACTGCAGCCAGCAGCTCGGCACCGTGGTCAGCCGGGGGTTCTGGTGCTCGCTCCACCTGTCAGAGGCCGGGTTCTGGCTCTGACATCCCGGCCCGTTGCTCTTCCACCAGGAGGAATGTGAGGAAACTCCCAGGGAGAGGATGTGGCTGTCCTGCAGCGAGACCAGGAGAAACGGACCCGGTYRAACCAAAGTCTCCTAAAGTAATGCTTTCTTTATGAGGTCAGCGCTGAGTCACGTGATTTTTGTCACTTAAAYATTAAAATGTGCTAAACTTTRATATTGTTCTGTTCAAGTATAATGAGAATGGTCTTAATGCACAGCATATAAACcgataaatgtaataaaataatttttatttggaaagacGCAGATCCTNNNNNNNNNNNNNNNNNNNNNNNNNNNNNNNNNNNNNNNNNNNNNNNNNNNNNNNNNNNNNNNNNNNNNNNNNNNNNNNNNNNNNNNNNNNNNNNNNNNNNNNNNNNNNNNNNNNNNNNNNNNNNNNNNNNNNNNNNNNNNNNNNNNNNNNNNNNNNNNNNNNNNNNNNNNNNNNNNNNNNNNNNNNNNNNNNNNNNNNNNNNNNNNNNNNNNNNNNNNNNNNNNNNNNNNNNNNNNNNNNNNNNNNNNNNNNNNNNNNNNNNNNNNNNNNNNNNNNNNNNNNNNNNNNNNNNNNNNNNNNNNNNNNNNNNNNNNNNNNNNNNNNNNNNNNNNNNNNNNNNNNNNNNNNNNNNNNNNNNNNNNNNNNNNNNNNNNNNNNNNNNNNNNNNNNNNNNNNNNNNNNNNNNNNNNNNNNNNNNNNNNNNNNNNNNNNNNNNNNNNNNNNNNNNNNNNNNNNNNNNNNNNNNNNNNNNNNNNNNNNNNNNNNNNNNNNNNNNNNNNNNNNNNNNNNNNNNNNNNNNNNNNNNNNNNNNNNNNNNNNNNNNNNNNNNNNNNNNNNNNNNNNNNNNNNNNNNNNNNNNNNNNNNNNNNNNNNNNNNNNNNNNNNNNNNNNNNNNNNNNNNNNNNNNNNNNNNNNNNNNNNNNNNNNNNNNNNNNNNNNNNNNNNNNNNNNNNNNNNNNNNNNNNNNNNNNNNNNNNNNNNNNNNNNNNNNNNNNNNNNNNNNNNNNNNNNNNNNNNNNNNNNNNNNNNNNNNNNNNNNNNNNNNNNNNNNNNNNNNNNNNNNNNNNNNNNNNNNNNNNNNNNNNNNNNNNNNNNNNNNNNNNNNNNNNNNNNNNNNNNNNNNNNNNNNNNNNNNNNNNNNNNNNNNNNNNNNNNNNNNNNNNNNNNNNNNNNNNNNNNNNNNNNNNNNNNNNNNNNNNNNNNNNNNNNNNNNNNNNNatacatacatttttattgtactgTGAGagtaatgtgaataaaaaattaactagaataaattattcaactcaaaagaaagtaaataataTCAGATTTAAGTGAAACCAAATATGACAGKAACATAATAAGCAGGRAAACATGATAAATCagaactaacatcagtattggCCGATATTGGTCATTTCTTATCATTTCTTAAATATCGGTATCGGCCCAATAAATAAAAGTGGGTCAATATTAACAGCTGATCTTTATCTCCATCTTGTTGCCTTCTGATTCTGAAATATTTYCCccaaaagcattaaaaacttagagaaataaatataatgttGGTAAATARTGTTGAATGTCCATAACttcaatattaaaatcaaatattgaTATYAGCTCAAATTTTCAAACCCtaataatgaatattttaaagtaaatatttaRCATCTGATGACAAACAGCaactttaaaagcattttttgtgcGTGTCATCAGCAGTGGATCAAAAGAGAAGCAGATTTAAACACTGAGTTAATTAGAGACTTCAGTCACTGATGCCGCCTCTAATTATCCGTCCTAAATAACCGGGCCTTACCTTCGAAAGGCCTCCCAAATCCAGGTAGAGACAACTCACAAAGACGTTCCAGCCAATCCACACAAACATCCACAGCAGGTACTGGGAAccagtaacagaaaaaaaacattcatttcacAAAGTAAYTGAGACAGAAGCTCTATATCAGTGTTTCTCACCCTTTTTTAG from Poecilia reticulata strain Guanapo unplaced genomic scaffold, Guppy_female_1.0+MT scaffold_1138, whole genome shotgun sequence includes the following:
- the LOC103461351 gene encoding sodium/potassium-transporting ATPase subunit beta-1-interacting protein 2-like, translating into MVNFFHIIXVILGLFGAIQYQSRYVTMYLLWMFVWIGWNVFVSCLYLDLGGLSKQDSHILSLGVSSHSSWWKSNGPGCQSQNPASDRWSEHQNPRLTTVPSCWLQYQYLEVLHCAAQLLLSLLGVVYSCYAVSRFPEEESCTYKQPTIISLHSVCL